The Parashewanella spongiae genome has a window encoding:
- a CDS encoding PspA/IM30 family protein, producing MGILNKILTAFRGGATEIGENIVDANSTRIFEQEIRDAKKHLTNAKRELTDVMAKEMQASREVERLKRSVEEHEGYVAQALEKGNEALALEIAEKIAQLDEELNEQRSANESYNSHAARLKDLVKKTERQLNDYQRQLSMVKTTESVQKATATITDSFASSNSKLMNAKDSLERIKARQQNFDDKLKASEALEDENSDKSLHAKLAEAGIGEQKSDASAVLDRIKARKG from the coding sequence ATGGGTATTTTAAATAAGATTCTTACCGCGTTTCGTGGCGGTGCCACTGAAATCGGTGAAAACATTGTAGACGCAAACTCAACACGTATTTTTGAACAAGAAATTCGTGATGCTAAAAAGCATTTAACCAATGCAAAGCGTGAACTTACCGATGTAATGGCGAAAGAAATGCAGGCCAGTCGTGAAGTTGAACGCCTAAAGCGCAGTGTTGAAGAACACGAAGGTTATGTGGCTCAAGCGCTAGAAAAAGGCAATGAAGCGTTAGCACTAGAAATCGCTGAAAAAATTGCTCAACTCGATGAAGAGTTGAATGAGCAACGCTCAGCGAATGAAAGCTACAACAGTCACGCGGCACGTTTGAAAGATTTAGTGAAAAAGACCGAAAGACAATTGAATGATTACCAACGTCAATTGAGCATGGTTAAAACCACTGAAAGCGTGCAGAAAGCCACGGCTACCATTACCGACTCTTTTGCATCAAGCAATTCAAAACTGATGAATGCTAAAGATTCACTAGAGCGAATCAAAGCACGCCAGCAAAACTTCGATGATAAACTTAAAGCTTCAGAAGCGCTGGAAGATGAAAACAGTGACAAATCGCTACACGCGAAACTTGCTGAAGCGGGTATTGGTGAGCAAAAGTCTGATGCCAGCGCTGTACTAGATCGCATCAAAGCTCGAAAAGGTTAA
- a CDS encoding potassium channel family protein: MSNQHKWLPDDIDGPTAFELALMLLSLFAVMIMLVLAFGSLDSETHQLLFFIDTGICFIFISNFFFCLFKAKHRVQYFRRHWIDLVASIPAVEPLRAARIFQVLRVVRLIRSSRSLLVPLIKQKKEATLASLLLATLTILAISSVVILLVESGEQGANIHTAEQAIWWALVTISTVGYGDYYPVTTVGHIIGSIVIITGVSFFGVISGYMASIFVGPDEHKINEQQTTHQQEIRSELEQALKRMETNQAQMEQNQKIMLAEINSLKQLINQPPRTDT; this comes from the coding sequence ATGAGCAATCAGCATAAATGGCTTCCGGACGATATTGATGGCCCCACAGCCTTTGAACTAGCTCTGATGCTATTATCTCTGTTTGCCGTAATGATTATGTTGGTTTTGGCATTCGGATCCCTTGACTCTGAAACTCATCAATTATTGTTTTTTATTGATACTGGTATTTGTTTCATTTTTATCAGTAACTTCTTTTTTTGCTTATTTAAAGCTAAACATAGAGTCCAATATTTTCGACGTCATTGGATCGATCTTGTTGCCAGCATTCCTGCCGTAGAGCCGTTGAGAGCCGCACGAATTTTTCAAGTATTGCGTGTCGTGCGTCTTATTCGCTCCAGTCGCTCTCTGTTAGTCCCGTTAATCAAACAAAAGAAAGAAGCGACCCTAGCCAGTTTATTATTAGCCACACTGACCATTCTTGCGATTTCATCAGTCGTGATTTTATTAGTAGAAAGTGGTGAGCAAGGTGCCAATATTCATACTGCGGAACAAGCTATTTGGTGGGCGTTGGTGACCATATCAACCGTTGGTTACGGTGATTATTACCCAGTTACTACAGTCGGGCACATCATTGGCAGTATTGTCATCATCACAGGCGTCAGCTTTTTCGGGGTCATTTCAGGTTACATGGCTTCGATTTTTGTCGGACCTGATGAACATAAAATCAACGAACAACAAACTACTCATCAGCAAGAAATTCGCTCTGAACTTGAACAAGCCCTAAAACGCATGGAAACCAACCAAGCGCAAATGGAACAAAATCAGAAAATCATGCTGGCTGAAATCAATTCACTTAAACAATTAATTAATCAGCCACCGAGAACTGACACCTAA